One genomic region from Kineobactrum salinum encodes:
- a CDS encoding nucleotidyl transferase AbiEii/AbiGii toxin family protein: MNERNVAASVRARLLDRARGTGQDFNLVLTRYAIERLLYRISISSHADQFLLKGALLFDLWFDIPHRPTRDADFLGFGSAELPDIESVFREICTIESHDGVVFQPDTVHAAEIRKEANYAGVRVMLLGVIDSARCQIQIDIGFGDAVTPSPEDVEYPIMLTEFAAPKLRAYPRYTVVAEKVEALSSLGIANSRMKDYFDLWILLAQHTDFDGDILRQAVQSTFDRRNTALPG; the protein is encoded by the coding sequence ATGAATGAACGCAACGTCGCGGCATCCGTACGGGCGCGCCTACTCGATCGGGCCCGTGGGACCGGGCAGGATTTCAACCTCGTACTCACCCGTTACGCGATTGAGCGTCTGCTTTACCGGATCAGCATTTCCAGTCACGCGGATCAGTTTCTGCTCAAGGGAGCCCTGCTGTTTGACCTGTGGTTCGATATACCACATCGCCCAACCAGGGACGCCGACTTTCTGGGATTCGGCTCGGCGGAACTGCCGGATATCGAAAGCGTCTTCAGGGAAATCTGCACGATCGAATCCCACGATGGCGTAGTGTTTCAACCCGACACCGTGCACGCTGCCGAGATCCGCAAAGAGGCAAATTATGCTGGCGTGCGTGTCATGTTACTGGGTGTGATCGACAGCGCACGCTGCCAGATCCAGATCGACATAGGATTCGGCGACGCTGTCACGCCCAGCCCGGAGGATGTCGAGTACCCCATTATGCTGACCGAGTTCGCGGCACCAAAGCTGCGTGCCTATCCGCGCTACACAGTCGTGGCCGAAAAGGTCGAAGCGCTGTCATCGCTTGGCATCGCCAACAGTAGAATGAAGGATTATTTCGACCTGTGGATACTACTGGCTCAGCACACCGATTTTGACGGTGACATCCTCCGCCAGGCCGTTCAGTCCACCTTCGATCGCCGCAACACCGCGCTGCCTGGTTAA
- a CDS encoding type IV toxin-antitoxin system AbiEi family antitoxin domain-containing protein, whose protein sequence is MTFTDYMQQDGAMEISYQAILDLASQHGLIRPRDLNERGLPTVALTRLVRQGRLQRVGRGLYAIPNRLVSENSALAEVARKHPQAIICLLSALRLRELTTQSPFEVWVAIPNKARAPKMDYPPLRVVRFSGAALTEGIEEDIIDGVPVRVTNVARTVADCFKFRNKIGLDVALEALQDAWRAKRVGMDELWRYATICRVANVMRPYMESLP, encoded by the coding sequence TTGACATTTACCGACTATATGCAACAAGATGGCGCCATGGAAATTTCGTATCAAGCTATTCTGGATCTCGCCAGTCAGCACGGCCTGATTCGTCCACGCGATCTGAATGAGCGCGGGCTTCCCACTGTCGCTCTCACTCGGCTGGTGCGGCAAGGACGGCTCCAGCGCGTAGGACGTGGCCTGTATGCGATTCCGAATCGGCTAGTCTCGGAAAACAGCGCACTGGCCGAGGTAGCTCGGAAGCACCCTCAAGCCATCATCTGCTTGCTGTCGGCACTGCGCCTGCGTGAGCTCACCACACAGTCGCCATTCGAGGTCTGGGTCGCCATTCCGAACAAGGCACGCGCACCAAAGATGGACTATCCCCCGCTGCGCGTCGTGCGCTTTTCTGGTGCCGCACTGACCGAGGGAATCGAGGAAGACATCATTGATGGTGTGCCGGTACGCGTGACCAACGTCGCCCGCACCGTGGCCGACTGCTTCAAGTTCCGCAACAAGATCGGTCTCGATGTCGCGCTGGAGGCACTACAAGATGCGTGGCGAGCCAAGCGAGTGGGCATGGACGAACTCTGGCGGTATGCCACGATATGCCGAGTGGCCAACGTCATGCGGCCCTATATGGAAAGCCTGCCATGA
- a CDS encoding AbrB/MazE/SpoVT family DNA-binding domain-containing protein: MTETVLDIKHWGNNLGVRLPAAVARAAHLHADQRVRITVEGERIIITPLHDEPLSLEQRLARFDPERHGGEAMSVDERLGAERW; encoded by the coding sequence ATGACCGAAACGGTTCTTGATATCAAGCATTGGGGCAACAACCTTGGTGTGCGCCTGCCTGCGGCTGTGGCTCGTGCTGCGCACCTGCATGCCGACCAGCGGGTGCGTATTACGGTAGAAGGGGAACGAATCATCATCACGCCGCTGCATGACGAACCCCTGAGCTTGGAGCAGCGCCTGGCTCGCTTTGACCCCGAGCGCCACGGCGGGGAGGCCATGTCTGTCGATGAGCGTCTGGGGGCAGAGCGGTGGTAA
- a CDS encoding type II toxin-antitoxin system PemK/MazF family toxin translates to MVKRTKGWVPERQHIIWIDCNPQRGKEMRDVHPFLVLSPKAFNERTSLVIGLPMTTASYNADNPSR, encoded by the coding sequence GTGGTAAAACGAACCAAGGGCTGGGTACCCGAGCGCCAGCACATCATATGGATAGACTGCAACCCTCAGCGCGGGAAAGAAATGCGCGATGTGCATCCTTTTCTGGTTCTGTCTCCCAAAGCTTTTAACGAACGCACGTCCCTGGTCATTGGCCTGCCGATGACCACTGCCAGCTATAACGCTGACAACCCTTCGCGGTAG
- a CDS encoding site-specific integrase, producing the protein MGKLRLAAARSRWCHRSQLPITALDEALINRFLTPQRCRRFGHGSRATAKILLSYLRELDAIPPPASVVDESPLARVQRASAQFLACEHGLSPQTLSSYLPIVRQFLTERFSDAAVELEALCPQDAHHFVLRHARRGSRSRAQLTVTALRSFFRFLYRRGEITDEEQDVIDKILAHLHKKEQADPALPLLTPPSRAPPETLALFPGKDSGPTALDQQGRQ; encoded by the coding sequence GTGGGGAAACTTCGGTTGGCTGCTGCTCGAAGCCGGTGGTGCCATCGAAGTCAGCTACCCATCACTGCACTCGATGAAGCACTAATCAACCGCTTTCTCACCCCCCAGCGATGCCGGCGCTTTGGTCATGGCAGTCGGGCCACCGCTAAGATATTACTGAGCTACCTGCGGGAACTTGACGCGATTCCACCGCCCGCGTCCGTGGTTGACGAGAGCCCTTTGGCGCGTGTCCAGCGCGCGTCTGCTCAGTTCCTGGCTTGCGAGCATGGGCTGTCACCGCAGACGTTGAGCAGCTACCTGCCCATTGTGCGACAGTTTCTCACGGAGCGGTTCAGCGATGCCGCGGTTGAGCTGGAGGCGCTGTGTCCACAGGATGCCCATCACTTTGTGCTCCGGCATGCCCGCAGAGGAAGCCGCAGTCGCGCCCAGCTGACAGTAACCGCATTACGGAGCTTCTTTCGCTTTCTCTACCGGCGCGGAGAGATCACTGATGAGGAACAGGATGTCATCGATAAAATCCTGGCCCACTTACACAAAAAAGAGCAAGCCGACCCCGCTCTACCGCTACTGACACCACCATCCCGGGCGCCACCCGAGACATTAGCTCTTTTCCCAGGGAAGGATTCCGGGCCAACAGCACTCGACCAGCAAGGACGCCAGTGA
- a CDS encoding LysE family translocator, which produces MIFIPDFTVLLQFAIAAFIIAITPGPDMTLFVGRALAEGRAAGLACMFGAMTGCIIHTIMVALGLSALIVASPEAFLVLKVVGAGYLVWLAFQAIRRGSAFSPDSEKRKPRSLWQNWATGVGINLLNPKIILFFMTFLPQFVSVNDLYAAEKLFFLGLSFIPLSLLFTIPMVLAVDGFAGLLKKSPKVTRAIDWLFAGVFSAFAFKILTAQRL; this is translated from the coding sequence ATGATCTTCATTCCCGACTTCACTGTGCTCCTTCAGTTCGCGATCGCCGCCTTCATCATCGCCATCACACCGGGCCCCGACATGACGCTTTTCGTGGGGCGTGCACTCGCTGAAGGCCGAGCCGCGGGCCTCGCCTGCATGTTTGGCGCCATGACCGGTTGCATCATCCACACGATTATGGTTGCGCTTGGCCTCTCTGCGCTGATCGTCGCATCGCCTGAAGCCTTTCTCGTGCTGAAGGTGGTTGGTGCGGGCTATCTGGTCTGGCTTGCCTTCCAGGCGATCCGCAGGGGATCGGCCTTCTCACCGGATTCCGAGAAACGCAAACCGCGCTCGCTCTGGCAGAACTGGGCGACGGGTGTCGGAATCAACCTGCTCAATCCGAAGATCATCCTGTTCTTCATGACCTTCCTGCCGCAGTTCGTCTCGGTGAATGATCTGTATGCCGCGGAGAAGCTGTTCTTCCTCGGCCTGAGCTTCATCCCGCTGTCGCTTCTCTTCACCATTCCGATGGTACTGGCGGTCGACGGCTTTGCCGGGCTCCTGAAGAAGAGCCCGAAAGTTACCCGCGCGATCGACTGGCTGTTTGCCGGTGTATTCTCCGCCTTCGCCTTCAAGATCCTCACGGCGCAGAGGCTCTGA